The nucleotide sequence GAAGCCTTTGGAGGATATGATCCTTATTCTTCATCTAAAGGAGCTTGTGAAATAGCTATACAGTCATGGAGAAATTCATTTTTTAATCCTAAAGATTATGAAAGACATGGAAAATGTATAGCAAGTGTAAGAGCTGGAAATGTAATAGGTGGAGGAGACTGGGCAAAAGACAGAATTGTACCAGACTGTATAAGAGCATTAGAAGAAGGGAAAGATATAGAAATAAGAAGTCCAAAATCAATAAGACCATGGGAACATGTACTTGAGCCATTAAGTGGTTATCTTTTATTAGGACAAAAAATGATGGAAGATCCAATAAAATATTGTGGAGGATGGAACTTTGGTCCAAATCTTGATGCAATAGTAAATGTATGGGAAGTAGCAGAAAAAATAGTAAAGAATTATGGAAAAGGAAACCTAAAAGATATTTCTGATCCAAATGCTTTGCATGAAGCTAAATTACTATTACTAGATATAACAAAATCAAGATTTGAATTAGGATGGAAACCTACATTAACAATAGATAAAAGTATAGAATTAACTGCTGAATGGTATAAGAGATACATAAATGAAGATGTATATCAACTTTGTGTAGAACAGATAAATAAATTCTCTAAGTTGGGTGAATAATATGGAAATTATAAAAACAGAATTAGAAGGAGTGTTTATTATAAAAAATAAAATATTCCAAGATGAAAGAGGAATATTTATTAAAACATATAATAAAGATGAATTTGAAAAAAATAACCTTTGTACTGAATTTAGAGAAAGTTATTTTTCAATTTCAAACAAGGATGTAATAAGAGGAATGCATTTCCAGCTTCCCCCTTTTGAACATGAAAAACTAGTTTATGTAGCAAAAGGAAAAGTATTAGATATTATTGTAGATTTAAGAAAAAATTCTAAAACTTTAGGGAAATATATAAGTATAGAATTATCAGAGGAGAATGGGTATTCTGTATATATTCCCAAAGGATTGGCGCATGGATTCAAGTCTCTAGAAGATGGAAGCATAATGGTTTACAATGTAGCAACAATATATAATTCTGAAAGTGATTATGGAATCAGATGGGATAGTTTTGGATTTGACTGGAAAACAGAAGAACCTATATTATCAGTAAGAGATGAGAAGTTTGAGAGTATGAATGACTTTTTGAAAAAAGAGGTATTTTAAATATGAGGAGAAGATGTCTGGTAACTGGTGCAACAGGGTTTGTAGGTTCAAATCTTTGTAAAAAATTAATAGAACAAGATTGGAATGTAACAATAATATGTAGAAAAAGTTCAAAACTAGATAATTTAGAAGAAATAAAAAATAAAATAAATATATTTGAATATGACAATGATTTAGAAAATATGATTAAATTTCTTAAAAAAAATAAATTTGAAGTAGTATTTCATTTGGCTTCTTTATTTATAGCAGAGCATGAAAGTAAAGATGTGGATAATTTATTAAATAGCAATATAGTATTTGGAACTCATCTTTTAGAAGGAATGAGAGAAAGTGAAAATAAACTGTTGATAAATACAGGAACTTCATGGCAGCATTATAACTCAGAGGAATATAATCCAGTAGACTTATATGCTGCTACAAAAGAAGCCTTTGAAAAGATAATAAAATATTATGTTGAAGCTGAAGGAATTAGATGTGTAACTCTTAAATTATTTGATACATATGGAGAAAATGACAAAAGGCCTAAACTTATTAATTTATTAAATAAATTTGCTGATGAAGGAAAAGAATTAGATATGTCTTTAGGGGAACAAAAATTAGACTTGGTTCATATAGATATAGTGACAGATACTTTTATAAAGGCATATGAATTATTGAAAAGTAATGAAGAAATAAGGAATGAAGTTTATGGAGTATCATCAGGAAAACAGATTTCATTGAGAGAAATAGTAGAAAATTTTGAGAAAGAAACAAGAAAGAAAATAAAGATAAATTGGGGAGCAAGACCATATAGGAAAAGAGAAGTAATGGAGCCAGTAAAAAATTTAAAAGAAATTTTATAAAGGCAAAAGGAGTTTTCAAATTGGAAATAAAAGTAACAAAAAATGATATTTTTTGGAGTTATGCAGCCCAATTATTAAATATTGGAGCAGGAGTGTTTATTCTTCCAATAATATTAAAAAAGTTATCTTCAGCTGAATTGGGAATATGGTATATTTTTTTAGCTATAGCAAGTTTGACAGCTTTATTAGATTTTGGTTTTTTGCCAACAATTCAAAGAAATATATCTTATGTTTTTAGTGGAGTAGAAGAATTATTAGAACAGGGAATATCAGAGAAAAAAAGTAGTGGAATAAATTATAAACTTTTAAAAGATATAATCGAAACTAGTAAAACTATTTATAGAAGAATATCTATTGTAATTTTGATATTACTAAGTACATTAGGTTCTATTTATATCAATTCTTTGATTAAAGAACTGGATAATTCCAAGTATATTATGATAGCATGGTATCTTTATATTTTTTCTTTGATTATAAATTTTTATTATTATTATTTTAATGCATTGCTTAGGGGAAAAGGAATGGTAGCAGATGCTAATAAAATAACAATATTTTCAAGGTTAGCTTTTATATTATTTTCTTTTTTAGGATTGTATTTTAATTTAGGACTTATAGGGATATCTTTAGGAAATTTAGCTTCTGTATTGGTAATAAGAGTTCTATCATCTAAGAAATTTTTTACAAAAGAACTTAAAGAAGAGTTAAAAAATATAGACTCTAAAATAGATAAAAAACTATTTAGAATAATTTTCCATAATGCTAATAAATTGGGAATAGTGTCTTTAGGAGCATTTTTGATATTAAAGGGGAATACTTTAATAGCTTCAAAATATTTATCATTGGATATTGTTGCTCAGTATGGATTATCACTTCAATTATTTGCTATATTAAGTTCTATAGCAACTACATTATTAACAGTATTTATTCCTAAAATTGTTCAAAATAGAATAAAAGAAAATGAAGAAGAAATAAAAGAAATATATTCAATGTGTTTTGTATTAAATATTTTTATATTTATTTCAGGAGTAATATCAATAGTATATGTGGCTCCATATTTTATTTCAATTTTAGGAAGCAATACAAAATTATTGGATAAGGATAAAATGTTATTTATGGGAGGATATCTACTATTAGAGATGATACATTCAAATGCAGCAACTTTTATAACTACAAGGAATAAAGTTCCTTTTGTAAGGTCTTCCATTTTATCAGGAGTAGCAATGGTATTGATTTCTTTATTTCTAATAAATTTTACAGATTTAGAGCTATGGAGTTTATTAATTTCACAAGCTGTAATTCAGCTGATGTATAATAACTGGAAATGGCCTTTAGAAGTTAATAAAGAATTAAAGACAAGCTTTCTTGATTTATGGAAAATTGGAACAAAAAAAATAGTAAGAATCTTAAAGGGAGAAAAGATATAAATGGAAGAAAATTTTTTTGAATACAAAGATAACTTTACAAAATATAAGCATATAAAATCAAATTTGCTAGTAGGAGAAATAGAGAATATTCCAAATCCTAAAGTAACTATTGCAATTCCGACTTACAGAAGAACTCATTTAATAAAAGATGCTTTAAATAGTGCAATAAATCAAGTTGAGTTTAAAAACTATGAAATTATAGTAGTTGATAATGAAGCATTGCAAGAAGAAAATGAAACTGAGAGACTAATAAAGCAATATAATAATCCTAAGATACTATATTACAAAAATGAAGAAAATATAGGAATGTTTGGAAATTGGAATAGATGTATAGAGCTAGCTAGAGGGGAATATATTACAATATTAAATGATGATGATTGGTTAGAAAATAATTTTCTTTATGAAGTAACAAAAGAAATAAACAATAATGAAGGAATATATACTTTAACAAAAATCCATGATTATAGAAATAAGAATATAAAACAACATTTCTTAAAAAAATATCTTAAGTTTATTTATAAAAATTTAATAAAAATAACTAAAATAAGAAAATTAACATTAATAGATTTTTTTTTCTCAAATAGAAGTGCAGGAAGTTTAGGAATATTATTTAAGACTGAATGTTTAAAGAAATTAGGAGGATATAATGATGAATGGTTTCCTTCATGTGATTATTTCTTTCATGTATATTATTGTGATGAATTTGGAGTTAAAATATTAAAAAAAGAGTTATGTAATTATAGAATTCAAGAGAATGAAAGCATGAAAATAGAGACAGCAAGTAAATGGCCAGAGCAAGCATTTCATTTTAGAAAATATATAATTAAATATTTAAAATTAGAAAAAAAATATGAATTTTGGAATGAAATTTTATTAGAAGATTTTAAAAAACATATAAATGAATTTTGGAATATTAAAATTTTGTATAATAAAGAGTTTTTAAAAAGTAGAAATGTTAAAAAATTTAAAATTGAGTTTTTTATTAAAGAAAAATTAAAAAATATATTTTAATAAAATTAAAAAATATAGTTTTAAAAATTTAATTCAATAGAAAATTAAGAAAAAATAATCAAATAAATTTTTTATTTAGTAATAATTAAAATTTAATCCAGAAAGACCTAAAAATCTTCTGGATTTTTTATATTGCAACTAATAATTGACAGAAAATAAAATACACTTGGTTGAGTGCAACTAATAGTTGTGGTAAAATATAAATATAAAACACACATATACAAGGGGGAACAAATTATGAAGCTGTTTGTAAAAATACAACAATTAAGAAAGCAGAATGGAATGTCACAGGAAAAATTAGCTCAGTTACTGGGGGTTTCAAGGCAGTCAGTTTCTAAATGGGAATCAGGGCAGTCTCTTCCAGAGATAGATAAAATAATACAGTTAAGTAATATTTTTGAAGTAACTACTGATTATTTATTAAAAGATGTATCAGAAGAAAAATGTATAGATATATTAAGGAAAGAAAAAAAGAAAGATATATTAGCTCATCATACTAGTTTAATGTTTAAAGTTGGATTTACAATGTTTTCAGTTGGAGTGGTAGCTATAGCAGTATTTTGGATACTGTCTATAGTGTATCCTACATATAGAGTAATGTGGGATGGAACACTTTTAACTGGATTTACAGGGTTTTTAATATTGCATGGAGTAACTCCTGTTTTTATATTTTTTTGTATAGTAGGAACAATTGGATTGGGAACAATAATATTTGAAAAAAAGAACAAAAAAGTTAAAGCATAATAAGGGGGGATAAATGAAAGAAATATTAAAACCATACTATAATTTAGATGAAATATTTGAAAATGAAAAATTTGAAGTCATAAATATTGGAGAATTAAATGTAACATCTGGACAGATAATCTGCTGTGATCCTCTAGTGAGTTTAGTAAATGGTGAAGGAGAACCATTCATAGAAAAAGTACCTTCTGGAAAATATCCTGTAACTTTAGCAGTATTAAAAGATGAAAACTGGGGAGTTAGGTATATGGGAGCAAGACTTTATATATCTAATGAAAAAGCTGAATATTATCAGTTGGCCCTTCAAAAAAATGATGACATCTCTGAATTGGATAGAAAAAGCAGAGAATTTTTTGGATTTTTTGTAGATGCTGGAATGGGATGTTTTGCTGATACAGAAGGAGCAAAGCTGACAGTGGAATTTGTAAAAAAATTAGAAAAAGAAAATCCAGATTTTGGAAATATGTATGATGACTATTTTGATGCTTTATTACAAGAGAGCTACAAAAAATATCCAGAATATCAAAGAAGTTATGGAGATTTTTTGAACTGGGCAATTCCTGGAACTGATAAAAATGTGATTATATTTGCCAGTGGTTGGGGAGATGGAGTGTATCCTTGTTATTGGGGATACAATAAAGCTGGAAAAATATGTTCTTTAACAATAAGCTTTATAGAACCAAGTGAATTAGAGGAAGATGATAATGATGAAGAATAAAAATTTTTAAAATTTGTTTTAAGTATTATAAAGATGGTATAATATCTCATTAGAGTAAAAGTAATTTTAATATTCAGGAGGGATGTTGATGGCTGCTAAAGGAACTATTGAAAAAGAATTCTCATATATAATGGGAATACCAAATTCACCAGAAGATATAGGAACATATAATGATTTAATTAAAAGATTAGAGGAAAACAGAGAATTCAGAGTAAAAGTTTTAAAAAATGATACAGAAAAATTTTTGAGAGTAGACTACAAAGATGAACAGTATATAGTTCAAATTATAATAGAAGAATTTGAAGTACCAGAACTTTTTACAGTGGCACATCAGATCAATGAAAATGATTATAATAAGATAATGGAAAGTAAACTTGGAGTGACAACTATTGTAGAGTTTGGAGAGTCAAATATTGATTCATATCATCTTCAATTAAAATTAATATCAGCTATGGTACCAAACCTTCTGGGAATATTGGATTTTTCTTCACAAAAGATACTATCTGGAAGATGGGCAAAAATGGCAGCAGAGAGCTATATACAGCCAGCACCTGAATATATTTATACTATACAGGCTATAAATGATGAAGATGGAAGCGTATGGCTTCATACTCATGGGCTTAGAAGATGTGGTTCATTAGAATTGGAAATCATAGGTTCAAATACTGAAAGTTATCAGGATCATGGAACTGTAATACAGATGATTGCCAAAAATATAGTTACTAACAGATATCTTGAAGAGGAAAAAGAACCTTTCTATATAGGAGAAGGTATAGTTGGAACTTGGGTACCTTTAGAGGAAGTGCTAGACAGTTATTCACCTGAATCTTTAGGTGGAAGCGATGGAAGAAATGATGAACATGGAGAAACTGCAGTAATTTATGTTTATTTAACAGAAGAAGATTATAAAAATAGAAAATACACACATATATCATCAGTAAATGAAATTATGCAAAATAATCCATTATATTTTATATCTGATGAAGAAACAATGAGAATGAAAGGTCTTGCACTAGAAAGATGGGAATATTTTACAGAAGCAATTACTAATCCAGAAAATAACGGACTGATAAAATTTGGAATACTTGTAGATGAAAAATATAGAACTGAAGGAGATGCTAACTTAGAACATTTATGGTTTCATATAGAGGGAATAGATGGGGATAAGGTAAGAGGAACTCTTATTAATCAACCATATTATATAGAAAATCTTAATGAAGAAGATAAAATGACAATTGATAAATCAGAGCTTACAGATTGGATAATATACACACCATTTGCAGAGATAACTCCTGATAAAGTATATCTTTTAGATGAAAGAAAAAAATATTTTAATTAAATTATTTTAAAATGAAAGAGGAGAAGCAATTAAGCTTCTCCTTTATCAATTTTTTCCTTTATTTTTTCAGCAGTTACTTCGCTGGCTGAAGCTTCTATATCTGGACTTAAAAATTCAATGTTATCTGAATAAAATTCTACTTTTAATTTTACAGGACCAGTTATAATTACATGATGTTTTCTTTCAGGAAAAATGACTATGGGATGATGTTTATCTGCTGTATAGATTTTATCAGGCTCATCCTCCCAGACAAAATCTGCTGTTCCTTCAATAATAACAAGATAGCCATATTTTCCTTTCGGAGAAGTATGAGACTCTACTATTTCCTTGAGTATATCTTTTTCACTCATAATAGGAGTTTCTCCTATTTTTTTTAAATTTACAGGCAATTGTTCAGATTGAAACATTTTTAATACCTCCTTTAAGTTATAATATAAAATTGTATGATATAATATATTATTTAGATAAAAATAAAAATTTCCTGTTTTTTTTAAAAGAATATTTGAAAAAAGTCAGAAGTATTAAAGAGAATAAAATATAAAAAAATTATAACAAGATTTCAAAATTTTTGATATAATTATAAGGTAGAGATAATATACAGGAGGAAAATGTGCTTAAAAGATTAAAAGTTTTTATCCTATTTTTAAATCTCATTGGGATAGGAACAACTATTTATTATAAAATGTATATGCTTACTTGTTTTACAATTCTTTTATTTTTTTATTTTTTGTATATTTTTCTAAAAAGAGAAGAAATGGAAACAACTAATCTTTTTAACAGAAGAGCTTTAATATCATCAAATATAATATTATTTTGTTTTATGCTGATATTGTTTAGATTAATACAAGTGCAGATATTTGATAATGCCATGTATGTAGAAAAAGTAAATAATCAGACTATGACTGTAAATAAAAATTCAGGAAATAGAGGAAGTATTTATGACAGCAATGGAAAAAGTTTAGCTTTTAATAAAAGTATTTATGATTTAATAATAGATCCAAGCAGAATATATGAAAAACCAGAAATATTAAAAGCATTTGATGAAATATCTCAAAAATCATATATAAGATTAAATAATAAGAAATTTTTAAATGAATTAGATGAAGGATATAAATTAAAAAAGAAATATAAAATTATAGCTAAAAATCTTGATGAGATAGAAAAAGCTGAAATTGATGAGATATTAAAAAAATATAAACTGAATACTAATGAGATGTTTTACAAAAAAAATATAGAAAGAACCTATTATAAAAAAGATATTTACAATGATCTGGTAGGACTTATTGGATATACAGCAACTTCAAAGGATGTAAAAACTGGAGTTTTTGGAATAGAAAAACAATATGAAAAGTATCTTAAAGAAAAAACTGTAGAAAGAAAAAATCCATATACTAGAAATAGAGGAATAAGAATACCTACATCAAAAGATGAAATAAGAACAAGCTTAAATGGAAGAAATGTCTATATGACTATTGATAATGACCTTCAATTTATACTTAATGATGAAGTAAAGAAAAAATTTGAAATTTCAAAATCAGACGAAGCATATGGAATAATCATGGATCCTAATACTGGAAAAATTTTAGCCACAGCGGCATATACCAGAAAAAAAAGAGCGCTTAGAAATCCAAATTTCCAAGATCAATTTGAACCAGGATCAACTTTTAAACCTATTATAGTAGCTTCTGCTCTCAATGAAGGACTGATAAAACGAGGGACTAAATTTGATGTAATGGATGGAACAATAAGAAAATATAATCATACAATAAAAGAAAGCAGCAGAAGTACAAAAGGAATATTAACAACTGAAGAAATATTGAAAAAATCAAGTAATGTGGGAATGGTACTGATTGGAGACACATTTACTGAAAAAACTTATGAAGAATATTTAAGAAGTTTTGGCTTTTATGATAGAACAGGAATTGATTTTCCAGCAGAAATAAAACCATATACTACACCATACAGAAGATGGGATAAACTTAAAAAGAGTACAATGTCTTTTGGTCAGGGAATAGTAGTAAGTCCAGTGCAATTAGCAGCAGCTTTTTCTGCTGTTATTAATGGTGGAATTTTATATAAACCATATTTAGTAGAAAAAATAACAGATGATAATAATGTTGTAATAAGAAGGAATCTTCCTACACCAGTAAGACAGGTGATCTCTCCAGA is from Fusobacterium sp. and encodes:
- a CDS encoding penicillin-binding protein, giving the protein MLKRLKVFILFLNLIGIGTTIYYKMYMLTCFTILLFFYFLYIFLKREEMETTNLFNRRALISSNIILFCFMLILFRLIQVQIFDNAMYVEKVNNQTMTVNKNSGNRGSIYDSNGKSLAFNKSIYDLIIDPSRIYEKPEILKAFDEISQKSYIRLNNKKFLNELDEGYKLKKKYKIIAKNLDEIEKAEIDEILKKYKLNTNEMFYKKNIERTYYKKDIYNDLVGLIGYTATSKDVKTGVFGIEKQYEKYLKEKTVERKNPYTRNRGIRIPTSKDEIRTSLNGRNVYMTIDNDLQFILNDEVKKKFEISKSDEAYGIIMDPNTGKILATAAYTRKKRALRNPNFQDQFEPGSTFKPIIVASALNEGLIKRGTKFDVMDGTIRKYNHTIKESSRSTKGILTTEEILKKSSNVGMVLIGDTFTEKTYEEYLRSFGFYDRTGIDFPAEIKPYTTPYRRWDKLKKSTMSFGQGIVVSPVQLAAAFSAVINGGILYKPYLVEKITDDNNVVIRRNLPTPVRQVISPEVSKEMRDILENVVKDGTAKRGDVEGYRVGGKTGTAQLSTKGGYLKSDYLASFIGFFPADKPKYVVLVMFMKPKGETVFEKYGGATAAPVFGEIVRRVTKNKNILSQDIAKISEIKNFENMKRNNEEVKIEMPDLTGLSPKDVIYIFKNADIDVRIVGKGLVENQKPKAGTSLEGVTSIEVQLK
- the rfbG gene encoding CDP-glucose 4,6-dehydratase, coding for MKNFNNVYKGKRVLVTGHTGFKGSWLSIWLRELGAEVIGYSLEPYTEKDNFVLSHLSEKIVDIRGDIRDRKHLREVFDKYQPEIVFHLAAQPLVRLSYDIPVETYETNLMGTINILEEIRNCENTKIEIMITTDKCYENKEQIWGYRENEAFGGYDPYSSSKGACEIAIQSWRNSFFNPKDYERHGKCIASVRAGNVIGGGDWAKDRIVPDCIRALEEGKDIEIRSPKSIRPWEHVLEPLSGYLLLGQKMMEDPIKYCGGWNFGPNLDAIVNVWEVAEKIVKNYGKGNLKDISDPNALHEAKLLLLDITKSRFELGWKPTLTIDKSIELTAEWYKRYINEDVYQLCVEQINKFSKLGE
- a CDS encoding NAD(P)-dependent oxidoreductase; amino-acid sequence: MRRRCLVTGATGFVGSNLCKKLIEQDWNVTIICRKSSKLDNLEEIKNKINIFEYDNDLENMIKFLKKNKFEVVFHLASLFIAEHESKDVDNLLNSNIVFGTHLLEGMRESENKLLINTGTSWQHYNSEEYNPVDLYAATKEAFEKIIKYYVEAEGIRCVTLKLFDTYGENDKRPKLINLLNKFADEGKELDMSLGEQKLDLVHIDIVTDTFIKAYELLKSNEEIRNEVYGVSSGKQISLREIVENFEKETRKKIKINWGARPYRKREVMEPVKNLKEIL
- the wzx gene encoding O-unit flippase-like protein; its protein translation is MEIKVTKNDIFWSYAAQLLNIGAGVFILPIILKKLSSAELGIWYIFLAIASLTALLDFGFLPTIQRNISYVFSGVEELLEQGISEKKSSGINYKLLKDIIETSKTIYRRISIVILILLSTLGSIYINSLIKELDNSKYIMIAWYLYIFSLIINFYYYYFNALLRGKGMVADANKITIFSRLAFILFSFLGLYFNLGLIGISLGNLASVLVIRVLSSKKFFTKELKEELKNIDSKIDKKLFRIIFHNANKLGIVSLGAFLILKGNTLIASKYLSLDIVAQYGLSLQLFAILSSIATTLLTVFIPKIVQNRIKENEEEIKEIYSMCFVLNIFIFISGVISIVYVAPYFISILGSNTKLLDKDKMLFMGGYLLLEMIHSNAATFITTRNKVPFVRSSILSGVAMVLISLFLINFTDLELWSLLISQAVIQLMYNNWKWPLEVNKELKTSFLDLWKIGTKKIVRILKGEKI
- a CDS encoding helix-turn-helix transcriptional regulator, which translates into the protein MKLFVKIQQLRKQNGMSQEKLAQLLGVSRQSVSKWESGQSLPEIDKIIQLSNIFEVTTDYLLKDVSEEKCIDILRKEKKKDILAHHTSLMFKVGFTMFSVGVVAIAVFWILSIVYPTYRVMWDGTLLTGFTGFLILHGVTPVFIFFCIVGTIGLGTIIFEKKNKKVKA
- the rfbC gene encoding dTDP-4-dehydrorhamnose 3,5-epimerase, encoding MEIIKTELEGVFIIKNKIFQDERGIFIKTYNKDEFEKNNLCTEFRESYFSISNKDVIRGMHFQLPPFEHEKLVYVAKGKVLDIIVDLRKNSKTLGKYISIELSEENGYSVYIPKGLAHGFKSLEDGSIMVYNVATIYNSESDYGIRWDSFGFDWKTEEPILSVRDEKFESMNDFLKKEVF
- a CDS encoding DUF4026 domain-containing protein, which translates into the protein MAAKGTIEKEFSYIMGIPNSPEDIGTYNDLIKRLEENREFRVKVLKNDTEKFLRVDYKDEQYIVQIIIEEFEVPELFTVAHQINENDYNKIMESKLGVTTIVEFGESNIDSYHLQLKLISAMVPNLLGILDFSSQKILSGRWAKMAAESYIQPAPEYIYTIQAINDEDGSVWLHTHGLRRCGSLELEIIGSNTESYQDHGTVIQMIAKNIVTNRYLEEEKEPFYIGEGIVGTWVPLEEVLDSYSPESLGGSDGRNDEHGETAVIYVYLTEEDYKNRKYTHISSVNEIMQNNPLYFISDEETMRMKGLALERWEYFTEAITNPENNGLIKFGILVDEKYRTEGDANLEHLWFHIEGIDGDKVRGTLINQPYYIENLNEEDKMTIDKSELTDWIIYTPFAEITPDKVYLLDERKKYFN
- a CDS encoding glycosyltransferase family 2 protein, translating into MEENFFEYKDNFTKYKHIKSNLLVGEIENIPNPKVTIAIPTYRRTHLIKDALNSAINQVEFKNYEIIVVDNEALQEENETERLIKQYNNPKILYYKNEENIGMFGNWNRCIELARGEYITILNDDDWLENNFLYEVTKEINNNEGIYTLTKIHDYRNKNIKQHFLKKYLKFIYKNLIKITKIRKLTLIDFFFSNRSAGSLGILFKTECLKKLGGYNDEWFPSCDYFFHVYYCDEFGVKILKKELCNYRIQENESMKIETASKWPEQAFHFRKYIIKYLKLEKKYEFWNEILLEDFKKHINEFWNIKILYNKEFLKSRNVKKFKIEFFIKEKLKNIF
- a CDS encoding DUF4241 domain-containing protein is translated as MKEILKPYYNLDEIFENEKFEVINIGELNVTSGQIICCDPLVSLVNGEGEPFIEKVPSGKYPVTLAVLKDENWGVRYMGARLYISNEKAEYYQLALQKNDDISELDRKSREFFGFFVDAGMGCFADTEGAKLTVEFVKKLEKENPDFGNMYDDYFDALLQESYKKYPEYQRSYGDFLNWAIPGTDKNVIIFASGWGDGVYPCYWGYNKAGKICSLTISFIEPSELEEDDNDEE
- a CDS encoding DUF1971 domain-containing protein, which translates into the protein MFQSEQLPVNLKKIGETPIMSEKDILKEIVESHTSPKGKYGYLVIIEGTADFVWEDEPDKIYTADKHHPIVIFPERKHHVIITGPVKLKVEFYSDNIEFLSPDIEASASEVTAEKIKEKIDKGEA